From the Helicoverpa armigera isolate CAAS_96S chromosome 16, ASM3070526v1, whole genome shotgun sequence genome, one window contains:
- the LOC110384556 gene encoding galactosylgalactosylxylosylprotein 3-beta-glucuronosyltransferase I translates to MPFVNIKKQYLAIGMLVFVLLFLFNTRPAFQCQFNAEVSPYLPVIYGITPTYVRLAQKADLTRLSQTLMHVKNFHWVVIEDSLEKTKLVANLLKESNLKYTHLNIKTHKSKHSTASGVEQRNLALDWLRGHLDKSENKAGVVYFMDDDNTYSLKVFDEMRKVKRVGVWPVGIVGGMRVEMPLVSDGKVSGYNAWWKPFRPFPIDMAGFAINATLFLEHPEAKFSRKVQSGFQESEILKYFTTKEELEPLADNCTKVYVWHTRTQKPSILNPKKLKRPIVPDDHIEV, encoded by the exons ATGCCTTTTGTAAACATCAAGAAGCAATATCTAGCAATCGGGATGTTAgttttcgttttattatttttgtttaatacacGGCCCGCTTTTCAATGTCAGTTTAATGCAGAAGTGAGTCCATATCTCCCGGTTATTTATGGGATCACACCGACGTATGTAAGGCTGGCACAAAAGGCGGATCTTACAAG GTTATCACAAACTCTGATGCATGTGAAGAACTTCCATTGGGTTGTGATTGAAGACTCCTTGGAGAAGACAAAGTTGGTTGCGAACTTGCTCAAAGAgtcaaacttaaaatatacaCACCTTAATATAAAAACTCATAAATCGAAACATTCAACG GCGAGTGGTGTGGAACAAAGGAACCTGGCATTGGACTGGCTAAGGGGCCATTTGGACAAGAGCGAAAACAAAGCAGGCGTTGTGTACTTCATGGACGATGACAATACCTACTCGCTCAAAGTCTTTGATGAG ATGCGGAAAGTAAAGCGGGTAGGCGTCTGGCCGGTCGGTATAGTTGGGGGCATGCGAGTAGAGATGCCCCTTGTGTCCGACGGCAAGGTGAGCGGGTACAACGCCTGGTGGAAGCCGTTCCGACCCTTCCCTATAGACATGGCAGGGTTCGCGATCAATGCTACTCTGTTCCTGGAACACCCAGAAGCCAAGTTCTCCAGAAAAGTCCAGTCTGGTTTTcag GagagtgaaatattaaaatacttcacAACTAAAGAGGAACTAGAGCCATTAGCGGACAACTGCACAAAGGTGTACGTCTGGCATACACGTACGCAAAAACCTTCTATACTTAACCCTAAAAAACTCAAGCGTCCCATCGTCCCAGACGATCATATCGAGGTGTGA